One stretch of Plasmodium vivax chromosome 8, whole genome shotgun sequence DNA includes these proteins:
- a CDS encoding hypothetical protein, conserved (encoded by transcript PVX_094670A), producing the protein MQWEKRKKMINLLYALCALWNVFYLCAPLFTCLHIEDTVKVELPKIGSGDFLKICCADFCSFQKYDVTTKTYLFIKENIILHNCKNGINLYHSSDYFFHLAHFVKNDRMVEIVDSFEHQKVKFTVWEPLFELLSIGGGQKYVHMPLGFYEAKKCRRSHTKGNAIGGNTPWDNYGSADFELNRGGNEPFCEGALEGKRVGDAKAAKAAKLAKTNANWNKAPPGNKFVCTEHLPKGGNTKRYHYGDENNSCQVDPLMQLFNELMAEREKEKNSFFHHSNGFTQGSEAHADNVLISYIAKKFGQRHTSKLCAPGGGISEATLYLSHRLTPLIKNLLLSNPILIFLFEDPAICGLCAKRTTIVGEPTRGGKKKNKKWSPPNYKSMLKSASILLLLAILMATIWILLKRKKCKMKDEKIPRGAEKRLAEIHVAYKNKIQTNFGSKIKDITDEDLINLIAHNKAELIIVCQP; encoded by the coding sequence ATgcaatgggaaaaaagaaaaaaaatgattaaccTATTGTATGCCCTATGCGCCCTATGGAACGTATTTTACCTATGCGCACCGCTATTCACTTGTCTTCATATTGAAGACACTGTCAAAGTTGAGCTACCCAAAATAGGGAGCGgcgattttttaaaaatttgttgcGCAGACTTTTGCTCCTTCCAAAAATATGACGTAACTACGAAGACGTATTTGTTCATCAAGGAAAAcataattttgcataattgtaaaaatggcattaaCTTGTACCACTCTAGtgactatttttttcacttggctcactttgtaaaaaatgatcgAATGGTCGAAATTGTTGATTCCTTTGAGCATCAAAAGGTTAAGTTTACCGTTTGGGAGCCCCTTTTTGAATTGCTCTCAATTGGGGGTGGCCAGAAATATGTCCATATGCCCCTCGGATTTTATGAAGCTAAGAAATGCAGAAGGAGTCACACAAAGGGGAATGCCATTGGGGGGAACACGCCCTGGGATAATTACGGCAGCGCCGACTTTGAGCTtaacagggggggaaatgaacCATTTTGCGAAGGTGCACTGGAGGGAAAACGAGTAGGCGACGCTAAAGCGGCTAAAGCGGCTAAACTGGCTAAGACGAACGCCAATTGGAATAAGGCCCCCCCCggaaataaatttgtttgcACGGAACATTTacccaaggggggaaacactAAAAGGTATCATTATGGCGACGAAAACAATTCGTGTCAAGTAGACCCATTAATGCAGTTGTTTAATGAACTCATGGCTGaacgggaaaaggaaaaaaatagtttttttcATCACTCAAACGGATTTACACAGGGGAGTGAAGCTCACGCTGATAATGTGCTAATAAGTtatattgcaaaaaaatttggacagAGGCACACATCAAAACTGTGTGCCCCTGGTGGAGGCATCTCCGAAGCAACACTCTACTTGTcacaccgcttaaccccctTGATAAAAAATCTCCTCCTTAGTAACCCcatacttatatttttatttgaagacCCAGCAATTTGCGGCTTGTGTGCGAAAAGGACGACCATTGTAGGGGAACCCACGcgaggcggaaaaaaaaaaaataaaaaatggtcaCCCCCAAATTACAAATCGATGCTAAAAAGTGCCTCCATACTCCTTCTTCTTGCCATTTTAATGGCAACCATTTGGATACTTTTAAAGAgaaagaaatgcaaaatgaaagacGAAAAAATTCCGAGGGGTGCTGAAAAAAGGCTAGCCGAAATACACGTAGCGTACAAGAACAAAATACAAACAAATTTTGgctcaaaaataaaagacatTACGGATGAAGATTTAATAAATCTCATCGCTCATAATAAGGCGGAGCTGATCATTGTCTGTCAACCGTAG
- a CDS encoding hypothetical protein, conserved (encoded by transcript PVX_094675A), whose amino-acid sequence MFHSFEVTKLCDHESVSSHLITIGSFNILCDLPLNPREILNFKKSTISCNNVDEEKSQGGKPPGEKSPGEKPPGEKCIRITNLETEALSNKLLLNISSVPIKIHIILISCSECFMGLPIFCKYFDVSDTQIVCTKLTFTFALSAVENLQTKESYLPPWDEEDARRERFSKEEVSEGKPSEEKPSKESFSKDSFNKGSFTKESFTKECFTADEYFNLKLSFRNSLHLLSYREKISFQQNDEVICITPYSSGYSLGSCNFVVKTDLMNLCIINKSCYNVKRHPSPLDLACLEKADFVLFTAYVKGGASTEGPSQRGSAPGGSVPGGGPPSGGSPNRSPPNGSPPNRSPPNGSPPNGSPPNRSPSNGCPPSEHTREKINMCVEKTYKDSLNKICSIVLRTIKSKGCVLIPVDLHFLYFLELIELIGVVISKYLAKEEQVLIFTIIGNISNVIHQADLCAEWVEESRKKKCSKVSNPQGPFSIEIMIKNNRLITGNDINDIAKWFRYPCVCFVQDSSLRFFESSTLLEKWAMEENNSLLLIDPYYDPVSVLAPFHIYLKKINVFFCPISWDLNESDIWEIINTNVNKKCVYLLPHRLGEGGSSPRIGTQVETTHVNKRSGQVETAHVGQASSYHVGENNGEEESYNKRGSIPPYGSYPTGSPYGSYPTGSPYGSYPTGSPYGDVNPNGNPCGNVNPNDIIYIYPLRTREIIYDTFSQVGKNMHPVPFTVDGTNNLEKILTKIDNLHCAKVRCSYNSTLFGDYIKEGQMEMCKSASQSIEVDNKKTDDEWMSEKGVNLMFGSIREEDFVEKLLQFGYNKNDLVVNHSGGSTPDEQTEKYLWSITINSINSKVVCYTRYDIEVVSSHAKLRQQVKEILQRITTTL is encoded by the coding sequence atgttCCACTCCTTCGAAGTGACCAAACTGTGCGACCACGAAAGTGTTAGCAGTCACCTAATAACGATCGGGTCGTTCAACATTCTCTGCGATTTGCCGTTGAACCCAAGGGAAATTCTGAATTTTAAGAAAAGCACAATAAGCTGCAATAATGTGGATGAAGAGAAgtcgcagggggggaagccaccgGGAGAGAAGTCACCTGGGGAGAAGCCACCGGGGGAGAAGTGCATACGGATAACGAACCTGGAGACGGAGGCCCTATCGAATAAGTTATTGCTAAACATAAGCAGCGTGCCGATAAAGATTCAcatcattttaatttcctgCAGTGAATGTTTCATGGGGTTACCAATATTCTGCAAATATTTCGACGTGTCAGATACGCAAATAGTTTGCACAAAATTGACCTTCACCTTTGCTTTAAGCGCAGTCGAGAATTTACAGACGAAGGAAAGTTATTTACCGCCCTGGGATGAAGAAGATGCTCGGAGAGAGCGGTTTAGCAAAGAGGAGGTTAGCGAAGGGAAGCCTAGCGAGGAGAAGCCTAGCAAAGAGAGTTTCAGCAAAGACAGCTTCAACAAAGGGAGCTTCACCAAAGAGAGCTTCACCAAAGAGTGCTTCACCGCAGATGAATATTTCAATTTAAAACTAAGCTTCAGGAATTCCCTACATTTATTATCATACAGGGAAAAGATAAGCTTCCAGCAAAATGACGAAGTCATTTGCATTACCCCCTACAGCAGCGGGTACTCCTTGGGCAGCTGCAACTTTGTTGTTAAGACGGACCTTATGAATTTATGCATTATTAACAAAAGCTGCTATAATGTTAAAAGGCACCCCTCTCCGCTTGATTTGGCATGCCTGGAAAAGGCAGactttgttctttttacCGCATATGTGAAGGGGGGTGCGAGCACGGAGGGCCCGTCCCAGAGGGGGAGCGCGCCAGGCGGAAGCGTTCCCGGTGGAGGTCCTCCCAGCGGAGGAAGCCCAAATAGAAGCCCCCCAAACGGAAGTCCCCCAAATAGAAGTCCTCCAAATGGAAGTCCCCCAAACGGGAGCCCCCCAAACAGAAGCCCCTCAAACGGATGCCCCCCCAGCGAGCACACCCGGGAGAAAATAAACATGTGCGTCGAAAAGACCTACAAAGATAGCCTAAACAAGATATGCTCTATCGTCCTGCGGACGATCAAAAGCAAGGGGTGCGTGCTCATCCCAGTGGACCTGCACTTCCTGTACTTCCTCGAGTTGATCGAGTTGATAGGCGTAGTCATCAGCAAATATCTAGCCAAAGAAGAACAAGTGCTCATCTTTACCATAATAGGAAACATCAGCAATGTGATTCACCAAGCAGATTTGTGTGCCGAATGGGTAGAAGAatcgagaaaaaaaaaatgcagcaaaGTCTCCAATCCACAGGGACCTTTTTCCATTGAAATTATGATCAAAAATAATCGACTCATTACAGGAAATGATATAAATGATATAGCCAAATGGTTTAGGTACCCATGTGTATGTTTTGTGCAAGATTCATCTTTGCGATTTTTTGAATCTTCCACTTTGTTAGAAAAGTGGGCCATGGAGGAGAACAATTCTCTTCTGCTGATTGATCCATACTACGACCCTGTATCTGTGTTGGCTCCCTTCCACATTtaccttaaaaaaataaatgtctttttttgccccatttctTGGGATCTAAATGAGTCCGACATTTGGGAAATTATAAACACCAATGTGAATAAGAAATGTGTGTATTTGCTCCCCCACCGgttgggggaggggggcagtTCACCGAGGATAGGCACCCAAGTGGAAACGACACatgtaaataaaagaagCGGCCAAGTGGAAACGGCACATGTAGGCCAAGCAAGCAGCTACCACGTTGGAGAAAATAACGGGGAAGAGGAAAGTTACAATAAAAGAGGGAGCATCCCTCCATATGGAAGTTACCCAACTGGAAGCCCATATGGAAGTTACCCAACTGGAAGCCCATATGGAAGTTACCCAACTGGAAGCCCATATGGAGATGTGAACCCAAATGGAAACCCATGTGGAAATGTAAACCCAAATGACATCATCTACATCTACCCACTACGCACACgggaaattatttatgaCACATTTTCCCAGGTGGGTAAAAACATGCACCCAGTTCCCTTCACTGTCGACGGCACAaataatttggaaaaaattttaacaaagaTAGATAACCTCCACTGCGCGAAGGTCAGATGCTCATACAATAGCACACTCTTCGGGGATTACATAAAAGAAGGCCAAATGGAAATGTGCAAATCAGCCTCACAAAGCATAGAGgtagataataaaaaaacagatgATGAATGGATGAGCGAAAAGGGAGTGAATCTCATGTTTGGGTCCATACGCGAAGAAGATTTTGTTGAGAAATTACTCCAGTTTGGCTACAACAAAAACGATTTAGTAGTAAACCATTCAGGGGGAAGTACCCCCGATGAGCAGACTGAAAAATACTTGTGGAGCATCACCATCAATTCAATTAACTCCAAGGTAGTATGCTACACAAGGTACGACATCGAGGTAGTCAGCAGCCATGCGAAGCTGCGTCAACAGGTTAAGGAGATTCTCCAGAGAATCACAACCACGCTATGA
- a CDS encoding hypothetical protein, conserved (encoded by transcript PVX_094680A), protein MYVKMWAHWVRPSRRFSTVRSLMSIPFNIYTNGCLVSSNQFLSEVFLMNKKLAYYVNDYFGLQGWSNSRGKKIGCLFPPCYSQVVFQFCVLMNNYDYVSIPTPVKKAKQTKQKYSFYIAENNIDLILCHPFYKHFIEEISLNLQIPFLICYDRPDVLSHEEYLDDLKEGRENFGHKFMYQLKKDEQWANGQMGGEMNEAQERYFIRGIGEDGNNSAAKGMTPLQGDSPSAFHLYLSKENECDKSVQFLSTCIFNQSMHLSNFFNWGQSNTIALMCVPANSILYFDVLFSLLFSGATVTFPEASKKKTLNCNGYMDWFKEHMKSKENNFAVHNLLIKKDFTDVDFNFTDGMNLFEELFHVEMPINMLVCNNYLIRDFLFFFKNSDMDIGTKMEFIQKKASHMQTILLSGNEIMPGININYVEQIKNVFINAKIYVRYVVQEVGTVSIMELGQLEQDNIPYERKLAGYVLPSVRVQIDPNTNVLKIKSDNVFSQYYNNGKLTTQAFDRGGFFKTKYVASLADNALLKIEGIHNDVENLPDEYYLYFRQRRDRMEKHPPGYLKRVRLQGQIWGNFHANRRNWKRKF, encoded by the coding sequence ATGTATGTCAAAATGTGGGCCCACTGGGTACGCCCAAGCAGGCGCTTCAGCACAGTGAGAAGTCTAATGAGCATCCCATTTAACATTTACACAAACGGTTGTTTAGTCTCTTCCAATCAATTCCTTAGTGaagtttttttaatgaataaaaagcTTGCGTATTATGTAAACGATTATTTTGGGCTTCAGGGCTGGTCAAATagtagggggaaaaaaataggctGCCTTTTCCCGCCATGTTACTCTCAAGtggtttttcaattttgcgtTTTAATGAACAATTACGATTACGTGTCCATCCCAACACCTGTAAAGAAGGCAAAACAGACAAAGCAGAAATATTCCTTTTACATAGCAGAGAATAACATCGATTTAATTCTTTGCCATCCTTTCTACAAACATTTTATCGAAGAAATTTCCCTCAATCTgcaaattccttttttaatatgttatGACAGGCCGGATGTTTTATCGCATGAGGAGTATTTGGACGATTTGAAAGAAGGGCGGGAAAATTTCGGCCATAAGTTTATGTACCAGTTGAAGAAGGATGAACAGTGGGCGAATgggcaaatggggggagagaTGAACGAAGCGCAGGAGAGATATTTCATTCGAGGGATTGGGGAAGACGGAAATAATTCTGCCGCGAAGGGGATGACCCCCCTACAGGGCGATTCCCCGTCTGCCTTCCATTTGTACTTATCCAAAGAGAACGAGTGCGACAAAAGCGTACAGTTTTTATCCACCTGCATTTTCAACCAGTCCATGCATTTAAGTAACTTCTTCAATTGGGGGCAAAGCAACACCATCGCCTTGATGTGCGTGCCAGCGAACAGTATACTCTATTTTGATGTGCTCTTtagcctccttttttctggcGCGACTGTCACTTTCCCCGAAGCGAGCAAAAAGAAGACGTTAAATTGTAATGGCTACATGGACTGGTTTAAGGAACATATGAAGAGTAAAGAGAACAATTTCGCGGTTCACAATTTGCTAATTAAAAAGGACTTCACCGATGTTGATTTTAATTTCACCGATGGCATGAATTTATTTGAAGAGCTATTCCATGTGGAGATGCCCATAAATATGCTCGTCTGtaacaattatttaattcgcgattttctttttttttttaaaaactccGATATGGACATCGGGACGAAAATGGAGTTTATCCAAAAGAAGGCATCCCACATGCAGACCATCCTCCTGAGCGGAAACGAAATAATGCCAGGAATTAACATAAATTACGtcgaacaaataaaaaacgttTTCATCAATgctaaaatatatgtgcgcTATGTTGTGCAGGAAGTGGGAACTGTCAGCATAATGGAGTTGGGCCAACTGGAGCAGGACAACATCCCCTATGAAAGAAAATTAGCTGGCTACGTTCTTCCAAGTGTTCGCGTCCAAATTGATCCAAACACAAATGTTTTGAAGATAAAATCAGATAATGTGTTTAGTCAGTATTACAATAATGGGAAGCTGACCACCCAGGCTTTTGACCGGGGGGGCTTCTTCAAAACCAAGTACGTGGCGTCGCTAGCGGACAACGCCCTTTTGAAAATCGAGGGCATCCACAACGACGTGGAAAACCTCCCCGACGAGTACTACCTCTACTTTAGGCAGCGCCGAGACAGGATGGAGAAGCACCCCCCCGGGTACCTCAAGCGCGTGCGCCTGCAGGGCCAGATATGGGGCAACTTCCACGCCAACCGCAGGAACTGGAAGCGCAAGTTTTAA